AATCTATGGAAATAGCTTTATATGTATGATGTATCTCAGGTGGTTTCTGCTGCTCGTCAGCTCACTGTTACAGGTTTGTTCCATCTCTGTCTTCATTCTATTGACTGATGCATCGTTTAGACACATCAGTCTCCAAAGTAAACATGTATTGGAGCAGGAAAGTTTACCACTTGCTACTACTGCCTCAAAATGCTGTGATCAGAAACCAAGTAAGAGTTAAGGTTCCTCAACTAACCACAGAGGTGCTTGATGGAATCTCTGACCCATATGTAGTGGAGTATTATAGCTCTATTGAGTGTGTGTTGGTGTTAATATGCAGAGATGAGTTTGAAAATTCAGATTCGAGATCAAGAAGATGAGATGGTAAGGTTTCTAAAAATTGTCAAaagtttctaaaaaactaatattttaacagaaaatttcaatttcaattatttttaaacgtTGAAACCAACAAATAAATGATAATTATAAAACTCATATCTAAAAAGATAGGTGCAGATAACTCTTCCTTATTTTCTcacctattttttttgttatttttaattttttaatagtatatactctttttaaatcttttcattGGACTTGTTCTAACACACAATTATTACTAGTTTATATAACAAATCTAAGAGCTGAttgaatttgttttctttggATAAAAGATAACAcgaactttatataataagacaTATATAACAATTTCTAATATAATACTTATGTTATGACTAAAACCACAAAGGTtagacttgtttttttttaaataactaaaatataaattaaaaattgcaaAATGTAATTGGttagaataaaaattaaattaaatataaaaaatatcaaagtaATATAAAATCAGTGGGTAGAAacgaaaaccaaaacaaaacggCATAAAAAACGCGGGACCGGGCCCAAGCCCACgcgacacacacggactgcctTATCTTACTTcccttaattatttttttattcctaTTTATTCTCTCCCCAATCCTTCTTTTTCTCACTCACCCgtcttccttttcttcttcttcacaacaacaacaaaaaataaatcttctcTACACAAAAACTTATTCAAAGAATCTCAAGAAGATGTACAACGAATGCAGTTCCCCCTCTTCCGCCGCCAGATCAACGAGAGGCCACAGAATGCGATCTCCCATCTGCTGCTTAGGAGCCAACGCCGTGGTCGAGCCTGAAGCCATGATCGGATCAAGAACTCCCAAATCTCCTTACGAGTGGCTCAAATCAACCGCGCAGGAGCTCGAGATCAGAGATCGTTGCCGCCGCGTCAAGACGCGCATCAAGGTCACGTGCCGCAACAGCAACTGCGCTCATcaacaccatcatcatcatcatcagaggcACCAGAGCCAGAGCTATCCTTCTGTGGATTTCAGCTACGATCCGTTGAGCTACGCGCTCAATTTCGAGGACGACGTGCGAGCGTACGAGGATGTTTCTTTTCCGAATTTCACGGCGAGGTTGCCGGCGTCTCCGGTGGCGAAAAGATCGGCGACGGTTGATTTGATCTCGTTCTGATTGTTGATTAGTTTCTTTATTTGTATGACGCGCAGTGAATACGAGGTcgttaatataaatgtaaatgcTCTTTGGCATATAGATTGATATGTGCAAAAAGATTAAATAAacattttcttttatctttctcTGATCTTTCtttgtaattaaacatttacTTTACTATATCTCTCTCTGATTTGTAGAAGTTttcttgaaaataaaaattggcTAATCAAACATGGATAATGGAGTTGGAAAGCGGTTACTAATTAGCACATTGTATATGCTGATGATACACAAGATGTTGGGGTGTTTGGTGATTAGTCTAGAGCTCGAGAGCTGCAATGATGAGTGTGGGGAAATTATTAAGCAAAGGATAATTTAATCAGTGTTGTTGGAACCTTGTTAAATAAAACCGTGAGTCAAGTGAAGATTCTAAACGATATGGCATTTGACAAGTCAAGTATCAAAAATAGCGAAAACTATATTCCAACAAATGTAGATAACTATTACTGAgactaaaacattaaaaactatCTAAAACAGATTCAGAAGAGAAAGTTATATGTTTATGATCAGAGCGAGACCGTCGTAGTATTCATAATGTTTTTCAATCACGTGGTACTACTGTACACTGTAGTTTGGTTATACTTTTCTATACACATGAAACCTGATTCAGCAACTGGAGTATATAAGTTTAGCAATACGAAGAATCATTATTTACATTTcgattatatattatttggaaAAGTGATGATTCAAAGATGCAGAGATATTGGTAAAAGATGTCACGGGCATAAGCGTGTAAAGCTGAGTGAAGATAGTGGTGGTCAAGTCAACTAGTATCGTATTATCTACAACGATTTTATCAAATCAAATTAAGAGATATACGAAACAAGTGGTGAGAGACTGAGGATAAGAGTGCGAAGTGGGGACGAAagcaacaaagaagaaaaagggtAACAAAAAACGCTTTCTTCACATGTATTGATATGTTTGGGATGTTATGTAGTGAAATCTAGCGAAACACCACTTGCCACCGGTCGACATGTCGCTTTCTTTTTTGATACCTCGAATCTTTACTTCTTTTGCCTAGTATGcctttttacaatttaattatcacttttaaaaaatctatcaaTAGCTATAGATAGACCTGATCTTCCATGAAAGTCACAACATCATTCTCAATCATCGTCATTAAATTTGTCTAGATAAAAAAGCTTATATACTACAACAATGTGTATAAAAAGCGATATGGACCCATATAGACTAGATAAGGAGTTTTTAACTATGTATCAATATTTTTGTgctaaaaaatcattatttacgGAGTAATTATGCTCTATGCTTTCGTCTGTTTTATCATTATTTATGGagtaattattaaaaacaaaatcattattACAAATGACTATCGATAAAAGACCCATCTACCTAACTTTTCTACAACCACAGACACAAGTACAAGACCACATAGGAAGAAAACGACTTATGAGTAATGATCAATACAATCAAACCCACAGTAAACAAAACCACGACATAGTTTAAACCGATATCAGAATGTCAGAAAATTTTGCACTCCTGTTATATCTTAACATGTTGAATTTGAATCTTACGTTGGTTGTAAAACAATAGTTTTAGTATTAAGCATGCTTCCAAGTTCCATCGAGATCTGAAGATATCCTAGTACACTAGAGTTAGTTACAGACGCTGAGTATTGTTAGTACCTGTAAATATAATTGATGCATAAAGTCTAACTTGTATTGTAATTCTCAGCATGTTTGGTGACGAGAGAAACTGCATCTACGCGACtccaatattatatttaataaaaaggtCGTGACCTCAAGTTGC
Above is a window of Brassica napus cultivar Da-Ae chromosome A10, Da-Ae, whole genome shotgun sequence DNA encoding:
- the LOC106372433 gene encoding uncharacterized protein LOC106372433 is translated as MYNECSSPSSAARSTRGHRMRSPICCLGANAVVEPEAMIGSRTPKSPYEWLKSTAQELEIRDRCRRVKTRIKVTCRNSNCAHQHHHHHHQRHQSQSYPSVDFSYDPLSYALNFEDDVRAYEDVSFPNFTARLPASPVAKRSATVDLISF